A section of the Gammaproteobacteria bacterium genome encodes:
- the plsX gene encoding phosphate acyltransferase PlsX encodes MSHTIALDAMGGDHGPSVVVPAAISVLKERSDLNLILVGDQDELAGYLRRLGNAASERLRIHHASQRVAMDELPSVALRSKKDSSMRVAINLVRDGAADACVSAGNTGALMAIARFVLKTLPGVDRPAIISTLPTMKGHVHMLDLGANVDVGADILFQFAVMGSILTQAVDNNPNPTIGLLNIGEEEMKGNEVVKETARLLSESGLNYVGYVEGDDIYKGTVDVVVCDGFIGNVALKSSEGVAKMIAHFMKQSFNRNWITRLAGLMAMPVLRSFKDKIDPRRYNGASLVGLQGIVIKSHGGADQFAFANAIKEAMIEVDKAVPARINQQLEEILIKRQAG; translated from the coding sequence TTGAGTCACACGATCGCGCTTGACGCCATGGGCGGCGATCACGGCCCAAGCGTGGTCGTGCCAGCCGCCATCAGCGTTTTAAAAGAGCGCTCTGATCTGAATCTCATCCTGGTCGGTGACCAGGATGAGTTGGCAGGTTATTTGCGCCGTCTTGGTAATGCTGCCAGCGAGCGGTTACGCATCCATCATGCCTCGCAACGCGTGGCAATGGATGAATTACCCTCGGTTGCCTTGCGCTCCAAGAAAGATTCGTCGATGCGCGTGGCCATTAATCTGGTGCGTGATGGCGCAGCCGATGCCTGCGTCAGCGCCGGTAACACCGGCGCCTTGATGGCGATTGCCCGTTTCGTGCTGAAGACCCTGCCCGGCGTTGATCGCCCCGCGATTATTTCCACCTTGCCCACGATGAAGGGGCATGTCCATATGCTGGATTTGGGCGCGAATGTGGATGTCGGCGCCGATATCCTGTTCCAGTTTGCGGTGATGGGTTCGATTCTGACCCAGGCCGTGGACAACAATCCTAATCCCACCATTGGTCTGCTCAATATTGGTGAGGAAGAAATGAAGGGTAACGAAGTCGTTAAGGAGACCGCACGCTTGCTGAGCGAGAGTGGCCTGAATTATGTCGGTTACGTCGAAGGGGACGATATCTACAAGGGGACTGTGGATGTCGTGGTCTGCGACGGATTTATCGGCAATGTCGCGCTCAAATCCAGTGAAGGGGTAGCGAAAATGATCGCCCACTTCATGAAGCAAAGTTTCAACCGTAATTGGATCACGCGTCTGGCGGGTTTGATGGCTATGCCGGTGCTGCGCTCCTTCAAAGACAAAATCGATCCGCGCCGTTACAATGGTGCGAGTTTAGTAGGGCTGCAAGGGATTGTGATCAAGAGCCATGGCGGCGCGGACCAGTTCGCCTTCGCCAATGCCATCAAGGAAGCGATGATTGAAGTGGACAAGGCGGTTCCGGCACGTATTAACCAGCAGTTGGAAGAAATCCTCATCAAGCGGCAAGCAGGCTGA
- the rpmF gene encoding 50S ribosomal protein L32 has translation MAVQKTRKSPSKRGMRRAHDALTASTLSVDSASGETHLRHHVSPDGYYRGRKVIAGKGE, from the coding sequence ATGGCTGTCCAAAAAACCCGTAAGAGTCCGTCCAAGCGTGGCATGCGCCGGGCCCATGATGCCCTGACCGCTTCGACGTTGTCCGTCGACTCTGCTTCAGGTGAAACCCACCTTCGTCATCACGTTTCTCCGGATGGTTATTACCGTGGTCGCAAAGTGATCGCGGGTAAGGGCGAATAA
- a CDS encoding PEP-CTERM sorting domain-containing protein: MKRLISALLFSGLAMLGIQPAQAISINLVSNFAGSTGYVDIIAASLGNQVVAAYDLDVGYDGNLLNPTGVTFGDKLGGGTGDSLQDFNFLPDIVDVAEVSLLPDDEIAALQANNDPFTLARIGFNCANQECDPNLQFKLLWTAGNDVKGRNNQVIVPVPEPASLSLFGLGLAVLAWRQRANA; the protein is encoded by the coding sequence ATGAAACGCTTAATCTCAGCTCTGCTTTTTTCCGGTTTGGCAATGCTTGGTATACAGCCTGCGCAGGCCATCTCCATCAATCTGGTTTCTAATTTTGCAGGGAGCACGGGTTACGTCGATATTATCGCCGCCAGTCTTGGTAACCAGGTCGTCGCCGCTTATGATCTTGATGTTGGCTATGACGGTAATCTTCTCAATCCCACAGGGGTTACCTTTGGTGATAAGTTAGGTGGTGGTACAGGTGACTCATTACAAGACTTTAATTTTTTGCCTGATATTGTCGATGTCGCCGAAGTCTCATTATTACCTGACGATGAAATCGCCGCGTTGCAGGCAAATAACGATCCGTTTACCCTGGCAAGAATTGGCTTCAATTGTGCTAACCAGGAATGCGATCCTAATCTGCAATTCAAGCTTCTCTGGACTGCCGGTAATGATGTTAAAGGTCGTAATAACCAGGTCATCGTCCCTGTCCCCGAGCCTGCCTCGTTGTCATTGTTTGGCCTGGGTTTGGCGGTACTGGCCTGGCGACAACGGGCAAACGCTTAA
- a CDS encoding acetyl-CoA carboxylase biotin carboxylase subunit, protein MISKILIANRGEIAVRIVRACAEMGITSVAIYTDADRHSLHVKKADEAYNLGPDSVAGYLNAHRIVNLAVAAGCDALHPGYGFLSENAQLAEICERRGIRFIGPSPTAIRRMGDKIEARNTMIKAGIPVTPGSDGNVNSLEEAVVIAHRVGYPVMLKATSGGGGRGIRRCDNESDLRRNYDRVISEATKAFGSAELFVEKCVVNPRHIEVQILGDSHGNVIHLFERDCSIQRRHQKLIEIAPSPQITDEQRAYIGELAVRAAKAVDYQNAGTVEFLLDKDDTFYFMEMNTRLQVEHCVTEQITGIDIVREQIRIASGMPMSYKQEDVKRRGYAMEFRINAEDPKNGFLPSFGRITRYFAPGGPGVRTDAAIYTGYEIPPYYDSLCAKLTVWALTWEELLARGDRALKDIGLYGIKTTIPYYQEILKSPQFRQGRFDTSFVENHPELVNYSVRRPPRELAAAIAVAISAHLGR, encoded by the coding sequence ATGATATCAAAGATACTGATTGCCAACCGGGGTGAAATCGCGGTCCGCATCGTGCGCGCCTGCGCCGAAATGGGAATCACCTCCGTCGCTATCTATACCGATGCCGACCGTCATTCCCTCCATGTCAAAAAGGCCGACGAAGCCTATAATCTGGGGCCAGACTCCGTCGCCGGATACCTGAATGCCCATCGGATCGTGAATCTGGCTGTCGCGGCAGGGTGCGACGCCCTCCACCCCGGTTATGGTTTCCTCTCCGAAAACGCCCAGCTGGCTGAAATTTGTGAGCGCCGCGGGATACGCTTCATCGGCCCCTCGCCAACTGCCATCCGCCGCATGGGGGACAAGATCGAGGCCCGCAATACCATGATCAAGGCCGGGATCCCCGTAACTCCCGGCAGCGATGGCAACGTCAACTCGCTGGAAGAGGCCGTGGTGATCGCTCACCGGGTTGGCTATCCGGTCATGCTCAAGGCGACTTCCGGCGGTGGCGGCCGTGGGATTCGCCGCTGTGACAACGAATCAGACCTGCGCCGCAATTATGACCGCGTGATTTCCGAAGCGACCAAGGCCTTTGGTAGCGCCGAGTTATTCGTTGAGAAATGCGTCGTTAATCCACGCCATATTGAGGTTCAAATCCTCGGCGACAGTCACGGCAATGTGATTCATTTGTTTGAGCGCGACTGCTCGATTCAACGCCGACATCAAAAGTTGATTGAGATCGCTCCATCACCACAGATAACCGATGAGCAACGCGCCTATATCGGTGAACTGGCTGTGCGTGCGGCAAAGGCAGTGGATTATCAAAATGCTGGTACGGTTGAATTCCTGCTCGACAAAGACGACACATTCTATTTCATGGAAATGAACACGCGGCTGCAGGTTGAGCATTGCGTAACTGAGCAAATCACCGGTATTGATATCGTCCGTGAACAAATTCGGATCGCCTCCGGAATGCCGATGAGTTACAAACAGGAAGACGTCAAACGCCGTGGCTACGCGATGGAATTTCGTATCAATGCCGAAGATCCCAAAAACGGTTTTCTGCCCAGCTTTGGCCGCATCACCCGCTATTTTGCGCCGGGTGGTCCTGGCGTGCGTACCGATGCTGCGATTTATACCGGTTATGAGATTCCGCCGTATTACGATTCGCTCTGCGCCAAACTCACGGTCTGGGCACTCACCTGGGAGGAACTGCTGGCACGTGGCGATCGTGCGTTAAAAGATATCGGTCTTTACGGGATTAAAACTACGATCCCCTATTACCAGGAAATTCTTAAATCGCCGCAATTCCGTCAAGGGCGCTTTGATACCAGTTTTGTCGAGAATCATCCCGAACTGGTCAATTATTCGGTACGGCGCCCGCCACGCGAATTGGCAGCGGCAATTGCAGTGGCGATTTCTGCTCATCTGGGTCGCTAA
- a CDS encoding PD40 domain-containing protein: MPVNNHILTSFGLMVMLPLIQGCSSTPQVSGNLIIPKESIARQDEIIFVSTESGNAQIYAMNADGNGKKPLTHGTDENTQPAWSPDGRHIAFTSMRDGNMEIYVMDADGSNQTRLTHDANPDNVPSWSPDGKKILFRSYRDRYANLFVMNINGSDVKRLTDSQVDKGHPLWSPDGRHIAYQVYADLGKIQIHVMNADGTEDKDVTSGISKDKKTQPAWSPDGSRLAFVSMKTYGEQHIYVVNADGSNPVDLTNNPFANVMPTWSPDGKRIAFVSNREGGRIDQAAGEIYVMQADGTGAINLTNNPYDDGDPMWSANGSELYFLSLRDGISHLFSVNASGGSTHRLTTHAGHDLMYRVAPNHVMTRTLGAQDLALN, from the coding sequence ATGCCTGTCAATAATCATATCCTGACGTCGTTCGGCTTAATGGTTATGTTGCCATTGATTCAGGGTTGCAGCTCAACACCCCAGGTTTCTGGAAATTTAATCATTCCCAAAGAAAGCATCGCCCGCCAGGACGAGATCATTTTTGTTTCAACAGAAAGTGGCAATGCACAGATTTATGCCATGAATGCCGATGGTAACGGTAAAAAACCATTAACACATGGCACCGACGAGAATACTCAACCCGCCTGGTCACCGGATGGACGTCATATTGCGTTTACCTCGATGCGCGATGGCAATATGGAAATCTATGTCATGGATGCCGATGGCTCAAACCAGACACGGCTGACCCATGATGCCAATCCTGACAATGTCCCCTCATGGTCGCCTGATGGAAAAAAAATACTATTTCGTTCCTATCGTGACCGTTATGCGAATTTATTTGTCATGAATATTAATGGAAGTGATGTTAAAAGACTGACCGATAGCCAGGTCGACAAAGGACATCCATTATGGTCCCCCGATGGCAGGCATATTGCTTATCAGGTTTATGCTGATCTTGGCAAGATTCAGATCCATGTGATGAATGCTGATGGTACTGAAGACAAAGATGTGACCAGTGGTATATCAAAAGACAAGAAAACCCAGCCCGCGTGGTCACCGGATGGCAGCAGGTTGGCCTTTGTTTCAATGAAAACTTATGGTGAACAACATATCTATGTTGTCAATGCCGATGGTTCAAACCCGGTCGACCTGACTAATAATCCATTCGCTAATGTAATGCCCACATGGTCGCCAGACGGTAAACGCATTGCTTTTGTTTCCAACCGTGAAGGAGGCCGGATCGATCAAGCGGCGGGTGAGATTTATGTGATGCAGGCAGATGGCACTGGTGCCATTAATCTTACGAATAATCCATACGACGATGGTGATCCTATGTGGTCGGCAAATGGGTCAGAACTCTATTTTCTGAGCCTGCGCGATGGCATCTCTCATCTTTTTTCGGTCAACGCCAGTGGAGGATCGACCCATCGCCTGACCACCCATGCAGGTCACGATCTGATGTATAGGGTGGCCCCCAATCATGTGATGACAAGGACGCTGGGTGCACAAGACCTGGCCTTAAATTGA
- a CDS encoding DUF853 family protein gives MDQNNIFIGGNGQTVVNLRARMANRHGLITGATGTGKTVTLQALVEGFSTIGVPVFVTDIKGDLSGLAKPGTSNEKIQSRLQKLGISDYQSRAYPVVFWDLFGKCGHPVRTTISEMGPLLLGNLLELSDTQAAVLYAVFKIADDQGLLLLDLKDLRSMLTWVSENAKELQKNYGNLSSTSVAAIQRSLLVLEQEGAENFFGEPALQLQDLMQVDFSGNGVISMIDATALMPKPRLYATFLLWLLAELFEQLPEVGDVDRPKLVLFFDEAHLLFNDAPAALVEKIEQVVRLIRSKGVGVYFISQNPSDIPVNIAGQLGNRVQHALRAFTPKDQKAVKVAAQTLRAKPGLDTETVISQLGVGEALVSVLDDSGQPTPVEQIFIRPPQSRIGPLTAEERNAHLSRSPLAGRYNATVDRESAYEILKQRSEEAAADEPMLPAAKSKAPPSTSREPESILGALAKSAARSMGSQIGRQIVRGVLGSLLGGSVTGRRKR, from the coding sequence ATGGATCAAAACAATATCTTCATCGGTGGCAACGGTCAGACCGTCGTTAACTTGCGGGCGCGGATGGCCAATCGCCATGGTCTGATTACTGGGGCCACAGGTACCGGTAAAACAGTGACCTTGCAGGCGCTGGTGGAAGGTTTTTCCACTATTGGCGTCCCGGTGTTCGTGACAGATATTAAAGGTGATCTCTCGGGACTGGCCAAGCCAGGCACCAGCAATGAAAAAATCCAGTCTCGGCTACAAAAACTCGGGATCAGCGATTATCAAAGCCGTGCCTATCCGGTCGTGTTTTGGGATTTATTTGGCAAGTGCGGTCATCCGGTCAGAACGACGATTTCAGAGATGGGGCCGTTGTTGCTTGGCAATTTGCTGGAATTGAGTGATACCCAGGCCGCAGTACTTTATGCGGTGTTTAAGATCGCCGATGACCAGGGACTGTTGCTGCTGGATCTTAAAGACTTGCGCAGCATGTTGACCTGGGTGTCTGAGAACGCCAAAGAATTACAGAAAAACTATGGTAACCTTTCCAGCACCAGTGTCGCGGCCATTCAGCGTAGTTTGCTAGTATTGGAACAGGAAGGCGCAGAAAATTTTTTTGGAGAACCTGCGCTCCAGTTACAAGACCTGATGCAAGTGGATTTTTCCGGCAATGGCGTTATCAGCATGATCGATGCCACTGCTCTAATGCCTAAACCACGCCTCTATGCCACCTTCCTGCTCTGGCTCTTGGCTGAGCTGTTCGAACAATTACCTGAAGTGGGTGATGTGGATCGGCCGAAGTTGGTGCTGTTCTTCGATGAAGCACATTTGTTATTCAATGATGCACCTGCGGCATTAGTGGAAAAGATCGAACAAGTTGTGCGTTTGATTCGATCCAAAGGCGTAGGTGTTTATTTTATCAGCCAGAATCCTTCCGATATCCCGGTCAACATCGCGGGTCAGCTGGGTAATCGCGTGCAACACGCCTTGCGTGCCTTTACGCCTAAGGATCAGAAAGCAGTAAAAGTGGCTGCACAAACACTACGCGCCAAGCCGGGCTTGGATACTGAAACCGTGATCAGCCAACTGGGTGTCGGTGAAGCCTTGGTATCAGTACTTGATGACAGTGGTCAACCAACCCCCGTTGAGCAGATTTTTATCAGACCACCACAATCACGTATTGGGCCGCTTACCGCTGAAGAGCGAAATGCTCATCTTTCTCGCTCCCCGCTTGCTGGCCGTTACAACGCCACCGTTGATCGCGAATCGGCCTATGAAATTCTCAAGCAACGCAGCGAAGAAGCTGCTGCCGACGAGCCGATGTTACCCGCAGCAAAATCAAAAGCACCTCCTTCTACCAGCCGTGAACCGGAATCCATCCTCGGCGCTTTAGCCAAAAGTGCTGCCCGATCAATGGGCTCGCAGATTGGACGTCAGATCGTACGGGGTGTCCTGGGTTCATTGCTAGGCGGCAGCGTTACCGGACGCAGGAAGCGTTGA
- a CDS encoding response regulator — protein MEKMSIADLAVNVVEPSSTQWTVIKQHLVALGVSRLERFADGKSALADMGKFQPDLVISTMHLPDMTGTALVQAMRGTPELESIPFMLVSSEHSDYYLEPIRQAGVVAILPKPFQQSELKSALYSTLEFLEPDNESLKEIDLDSLHVLVVDDSSTARKHIMRVLNNLGINDIVQATNGREAVETMSRQFFDLIVTDYNMPEMDGQELTRYIREQSQQRSIPVLMVTSEAYSSHLAGIKQSGVSAMCDKPFEPNEVKSLLRKILTT, from the coding sequence ATGGAAAAAATGTCTATTGCAGATCTTGCGGTCAATGTGGTCGAGCCCTCTTCGACCCAATGGACAGTGATTAAACAACACCTTGTCGCCTTAGGCGTATCTCGCCTGGAGCGTTTCGCGGATGGCAAATCGGCATTGGCGGACATGGGTAAGTTCCAGCCGGATCTTGTGATTAGCACCATGCACCTGCCGGACATGACCGGCACTGCACTGGTACAAGCTATGCGCGGAACACCGGAACTGGAATCGATTCCGTTTATGCTCGTCTCCAGCGAACATTCTGATTATTACCTGGAACCGATTCGCCAAGCGGGCGTAGTCGCAATCCTGCCGAAGCCGTTTCAGCAGAGTGAATTAAAGAGCGCACTCTACTCCACTTTGGAATTTCTCGAACCCGACAATGAATCTTTAAAAGAAATTGATCTCGATAGTTTGCATGTATTGGTCGTGGATGACAGCAGCACCGCCCGCAAACACATCATGCGAGTTCTCAATAATTTGGGTATTAATGACATCGTTCAAGCCACTAATGGTCGCGAGGCGGTTGAGACCATGTCCCGGCAATTCTTTGACCTGATCGTCACTGATTACAACATGCCGGAAATGGATGGCCAGGAATTGACACGCTATATTCGCGAGCAAAGCCAGCAACGCTCAATTCCTGTGCTAATGGTGACCAGCGAAGCTTATAGTAGTCACTTGGCGGGGATCAAACAATCGGGGGTTTCTGCCATGTGCGACAAGCCGTTTGAGCCCAATGAAGTCAAAAGTTTATTGCGCAAGATCTTGACGACATAA
- a CDS encoding thioredoxin family protein, translating into MAAVRPLEQFEFHQTLEHTRGMALVFFSSSECSSCRYWEQLLDQYSRKYLDVRIFKVDAGRDQALTQEFSVFHLPALFLYMEGEFRAELQCEATLVALRTAIEQAMSAPPQEMP; encoded by the coding sequence ATGGCGGCTGTCCGTCCCTTGGAACAATTTGAGTTTCATCAAACACTGGAGCATACCCGTGGTATGGCATTGGTGTTTTTTTCCAGCAGCGAATGTTCCTCGTGTCGTTACTGGGAACAACTGCTCGATCAATATTCGCGTAAATATCTTGATGTCAGAATCTTCAAAGTGGATGCTGGCCGGGATCAAGCCCTGACTCAGGAGTTCAGCGTGTTTCATCTTCCTGCACTATTCCTCTATATGGAGGGTGAGTTTCGTGCTGAATTGCAGTGCGAGGCAACCCTGGTTGCATTGCGGACTGCGATAGAACAGGCGATGTCAGCCCCTCCTCAAGAAATGCCCTGA
- the maf gene encoding septum formation inhibitor Maf, with protein sequence MSGKLILASSSPYRRELLARLRLPFAWESPAVDEQRLANESPRSMVLRLAEAKARAIAARHPNAIIIASDQTAVIGNDILGKPGTHDKAVTQLQKISGRTVEFLTSLAVLNSVNNHLQLEVAPFAVHMRTLSSTQIENYLHLEQPYDCAGSFKSEGLGIALFEKMEGDDPNALVGLPLIRLVHMLANENIHVI encoded by the coding sequence ATGAGCGGCAAGCTCATTCTGGCTTCTTCTTCGCCCTATCGCCGCGAATTACTGGCGCGCTTGCGCTTGCCGTTTGCATGGGAATCACCCGCGGTGGACGAACAACGACTGGCCAATGAATCGCCACGCAGCATGGTATTACGGCTTGCTGAAGCCAAGGCGCGCGCTATCGCGGCGCGCCATCCCAATGCCATTATCATTGCCTCCGATCAAACGGCAGTGATTGGCAATGACATCCTCGGTAAACCTGGCACTCATGACAAGGCCGTTACTCAGTTACAGAAAATCTCTGGACGCACGGTTGAGTTTTTAACATCACTGGCGGTGTTAAATAGTGTCAACAATCACCTGCAACTGGAGGTAGCGCCGTTTGCGGTTCATATGCGCACCCTGTCATCAACACAAATTGAAAACTATCTGCATCTTGAACAGCCGTATGACTGTGCGGGCAGTTTTAAATCCGAAGGTCTGGGTATTGCGTTGTTCGAGAAAATGGAAGGCGATGATCCGAACGCGCTGGTGGGACTGCCTTTGATTCGGCTCGTTCATATGCTGGCAAACGAAAACATTCATGTAATATAA
- a CDS encoding DUF177 domain-containing protein, protein MLEPQPQEFFAPFKLARQSQQLRGQMAMVAMARLAGLLAVAPEEKLEFELNFGVDEQGTSFVHGNVKAVVSMTCQRCGDPVAVTVESPVAIAFVTSEEEANRLPEGLEPYLVVEDRVILADLLEDELILALPIVATHPEQTCNPWFQRDQTPAEAVEEKRPSPFSVLEQLKRH, encoded by the coding sequence ATGCTGGAACCGCAGCCACAGGAATTCTTTGCGCCTTTTAAACTGGCTCGCCAGTCTCAGCAATTGCGGGGACAGATGGCGATGGTAGCGATGGCGCGTTTGGCAGGGTTGCTCGCTGTGGCACCGGAAGAAAAACTCGAGTTTGAGTTGAACTTCGGGGTCGATGAACAGGGTACGAGTTTTGTGCACGGTAACGTCAAAGCGGTGGTGTCGATGACGTGTCAGCGCTGCGGTGATCCCGTGGCGGTGACGGTTGAAAGCCCCGTCGCGATAGCCTTCGTCACTAGCGAAGAGGAAGCGAACCGTTTGCCGGAAGGGCTGGAGCCTTATTTAGTAGTAGAAGACCGGGTAATACTCGCTGATTTGCTCGAAGATGAGTTGATTTTGGCCTTGCCGATCGTGGCAACGCATCCAGAACAGACATGTAATCCCTGGTTTCAGCGTGACCAGACGCCCGCAGAAGCGGTCGAGGAAAAACGGCCCAGTCCCTTTTCGGTACTGGAGCAATTAAAGCGGCATTGA
- the oadA gene encoding sodium-extruding oxaloacetate decarboxylase subunit alpha, translated as MAKVHITDTILRDAHQSLIATRMRTEDMLPICNKLDQVGYWSLEVWGGATFDSCIRFLKEDPWERLRQLRKALPNTRLQMLLRGQNLLGYRHYSDDVVRAFVERSAANGIDVFRIFDALNDIRNLKVSIEAVKAAKKHAQGTISYTTSPVHGIPQFVDMAKALEEMGCDSLAIKDMAGLLTPSVTADLVKALKKAVSIPLHIHSHATAGLASMCQLKAIENGCLHIDTAISTFAGGTSHPPTESMVAALRDTKYDTGLNLELLQEIGYYFFEVRKKYARFESEYTGVDTRVQVNQIPGGMISNLANQLREQGALEKMNQVLAEVPRVREDLGYPPLVTPTSQIVGTQAVLNVITGSRYKNITNEVKYYLQGRYGKAPGEVNSIVRQQAIGNEDVIDVRPADLLAPEMDNLRDKIGTLAKNEEDVLTFAMFPDIGKTFLEQRAAGTLVPESLEDVKKAPECPTHNAPIEFNVTMHGETYHIKVTGTGHTTDNRRPFFVSVDGSPEEIVVETLEEIEAENSGNNKSATTPSSKGSKRPRAKKPGDVTTSMPGTIVDVLVKVGAKVKAGDPLLITEAMKMETEVQAPIAGKVTAVHVKKGDSVNPDETLIELE; from the coding sequence ATGGCTAAAGTACACATCACCGATACCATCCTGCGAGATGCGCACCAATCACTGATTGCCACTCGCATGCGCACCGAGGACATGCTGCCGATCTGCAACAAGCTTGATCAAGTGGGCTACTGGTCGCTTGAAGTCTGGGGCGGTGCAACCTTCGATTCCTGCATTCGCTTTCTGAAGGAAGATCCGTGGGAGCGTCTGCGCCAGTTGCGCAAAGCTCTGCCCAACACCCGCTTACAGATGTTGTTGCGCGGACAGAATCTGCTCGGTTACCGCCACTATTCAGATGATGTCGTGCGCGCCTTTGTCGAGCGCAGCGCTGCCAATGGTATTGATGTCTTCCGCATCTTTGATGCATTGAATGATATTCGTAATCTGAAAGTTTCGATTGAAGCGGTTAAAGCCGCCAAGAAACACGCCCAAGGTACGATCAGTTACACCACTAGTCCGGTCCACGGCATTCCACAATTTGTGGATATGGCCAAAGCGTTGGAAGAAATGGGCTGTGACAGCCTCGCGATCAAGGATATGGCCGGACTGTTAACGCCGTCCGTTACCGCCGATCTGGTCAAGGCATTAAAAAAGGCGGTCAGCATTCCATTACACATTCATTCCCATGCCACTGCCGGCTTGGCCAGTATGTGTCAGCTCAAAGCGATCGAGAATGGTTGTTTGCACATTGATACCGCTATTTCCACCTTCGCCGGCGGCACCTCTCACCCACCGACTGAAAGCATGGTCGCTGCACTGAGAGATACTAAATATGACACCGGACTTAATCTCGAATTATTGCAGGAAATCGGCTATTACTTCTTCGAAGTGCGCAAAAAATATGCGCGCTTCGAAAGCGAATACACGGGGGTAGACACTCGCGTTCAGGTTAATCAAATCCCCGGTGGCATGATTTCCAATCTTGCCAACCAACTGCGTGAACAAGGCGCGTTGGAAAAAATGAATCAAGTGCTTGCTGAAGTGCCACGCGTACGTGAAGATCTCGGCTACCCACCGTTGGTGACGCCAACATCACAAATCGTGGGTACTCAGGCAGTGTTAAATGTAATCACTGGCAGCCGCTATAAAAACATTACCAACGAAGTAAAATATTATCTCCAAGGCCGTTATGGTAAAGCACCAGGCGAGGTAAATTCAATCGTCCGACAGCAAGCCATCGGTAACGAGGATGTCATTGATGTCCGGCCAGCCGATTTGTTAGCGCCTGAGATGGATAATTTGCGTGACAAGATCGGTACCCTCGCCAAAAACGAGGAAGATGTGCTGACCTTTGCCATGTTCCCGGATATCGGCAAGACTTTCCTGGAACAACGCGCAGCAGGTACTTTGGTGCCTGAATCCCTTGAAGACGTGAAGAAGGCACCTGAGTGTCCGACGCATAATGCACCAATAGAGTTCAATGTCACCATGCATGGTGAAACCTATCACATCAAGGTCACGGGCACCGGTCACACAACTGACAATCGCCGCCCTTTCTTCGTCTCGGTGGATGGTTCGCCGGAAGAAATTGTGGTCGAAACCCTGGAAGAAATTGAAGCTGAAAATTCCGGCAACAATAAATCCGCCACAACCCCTTCCAGCAAAGGCAGTAAACGGCCACGTGCAAAAAAACCGGGGGATGTCACCACCTCCATGCCCGGCACCATCGTCGACGTGCTGGTCAAAGTCGGCGCCAAGGTCAAAGCCGGTGATCCGCTGCTCATCACTGAGGCAATGAAAATGGAAACCGAAGTGCAGGCGCCAATCGCAGGCAAGGTTACCGCTGTGCACGTCAAGAAGGGTGACAGCGTCAATCCAGATGAGACCTTGATCGAGCTTGAGTGA
- a CDS encoding DUF192 domain-containing protein: MRIFTLLAILSYCNLSHGAEMILTLSGKTFIVELAETPDEHATGLMNRTQLAPNHGMLFVYAGPYQVSFWMKNTLLALDILFFDADGRLLETYLDIQPCRQTSCPRYQSHFPIQYALELPAGSVGNFGIHKGDQFKIINHH; the protein is encoded by the coding sequence ATGCGGATTTTTACGCTACTTGCGATATTGAGTTATTGCAATCTCAGCCATGGTGCCGAGATGATACTCACTTTGAGCGGGAAGACATTCATTGTCGAGCTGGCGGAAACCCCTGATGAACATGCCACAGGACTCATGAACCGGACTCAACTCGCACCCAATCACGGGATGCTCTTCGTCTATGCCGGCCCGTATCAGGTTTCGTTTTGGATGAAAAATACTTTGCTGGCGCTTGATATCCTTTTTTTTGATGCCGACGGTCGACTGTTAGAAACCTATCTCGATATTCAACCCTGCCGGCAAACATCCTGTCCCCGCTATCAAAGCCACTTCCCTATCCAATATGCCCTCGAATTACCTGCCGGCTCAGTCGGTAATTTTGGAATTCATAAGGGTGACCAATTCAAGATTATTAATCACCATTAA